A single window of Nicotiana sylvestris chromosome 3, ASM39365v2, whole genome shotgun sequence DNA harbors:
- the LOC138887088 gene encoding uncharacterized protein: MDWRYLHQMLEGLGFPTKFIKWVMECVTTVNYTIPNNGETTKPFDAARGLRQGDPMSRFLFAIEIEYLIRNLKILKQEKTFHYHPMCSRLDVTHLSFADDLLLFVRGDAASVALMYGRFHTFLAASRLKAYLAKSSIYYGGVSLEVHQEI; the protein is encoded by the coding sequence ATGGATTGGAGATATCTACATCAAATGTTGGAAGGACTGGGCTTCCCCACTAAATTCATCAAATGGGTTATGGAATGTGTGACAACAGTAAACTACACTATACCCAACAATGGAGAAACAACTAAACCATTTGATGCAGCTAGAGGATTGAGGCAAGGGGACCCAATGTCCCGTTTTTTGTTTGCAATAGAAATAGAGTACTTAATTAGAAACTTGAAAATTTTGAAGCAGGAAAAAACATTCCACTATCATCCTATGTGTTCAAGGTTAGATGTAACTCACTTGAGTTTTGCGGATGATCTCTTACTTTTTGTAAGAGGGGATGCTGCATCAGTAGCACTGATGTATGGCAGATTTCATACCTTCTTAGCAGCATCTAGGCTTAAAGCTTATCTAGCCAAAAGCTCAATTTACTATGGAGGAGTTAGCTTGGAGGTACATCAAGAGATATAA